In Spirobacillus cienkowskii, a genomic segment contains:
- a CDS encoding acyl-CoA dehydrogenase family protein: MTSYHNNAQEIREVIQTVRAFAAKELAPYADELDREERLAPGIFRRLGELGILGLTCPEEFGGAKLGAVSVVAVMEELSYACPGTCLSYLAHSLLFVHNLAQNGSPEQLVRYLPNCISGESVGGMAMTEPGSGSDAIGLRTRAVKKGNHYILNGSKMFITNGPVADVFLVYARTGENRTDISTFIIERGFPGFSVGKKLSKMGMRASPTGELVFKDCIVPEENLVGEEGSSVKHMMKNLDIERVGLGAMALGIARACLDHSLKYSQERQQFSESIINFQAVGEKVANMYIGYRAARSFIYEAAQVIEEGRRANQEAAAAKVFASEMATKVALDAIQVLGGYGYIREFPVERLMRDAKLLEIGGGTSEILRNIIVKEFVRKSGK, encoded by the coding sequence ATGACAAGTTATCATAATAACGCACAAGAAATTCGAGAAGTTATTCAGACTGTAAGAGCCTTTGCAGCAAAAGAGCTTGCTCCTTATGCAGACGAGCTCGATCGTGAAGAAAGACTTGCTCCGGGAATTTTTCGTAGGTTAGGCGAGCTTGGCATCTTGGGGTTAACCTGTCCGGAAGAATTTGGTGGGGCAAAATTAGGGGCTGTCTCAGTTGTTGCCGTTATGGAAGAGCTTAGTTATGCATGTCCCGGTACGTGTTTGAGTTATCTTGCCCATTCTTTACTTTTTGTTCATAATCTAGCGCAAAATGGTTCTCCAGAACAACTCGTAAGGTATTTGCCAAATTGTATCTCAGGTGAATCTGTTGGCGGCATGGCAATGACAGAACCTGGGTCAGGTTCGGATGCCATTGGTCTTAGAACCCGTGCTGTTAAAAAAGGAAATCATTATATATTAAATGGTTCTAAAATGTTTATCACAAATGGACCTGTTGCGGATGTTTTTTTAGTTTACGCGCGTACAGGAGAAAATCGTACAGACATTTCTACCTTTATTATTGAAAGAGGTTTTCCTGGTTTTTCTGTAGGTAAAAAGTTGTCAAAAATGGGAATGCGTGCAAGTCCAACCGGAGAGCTCGTTTTTAAAGATTGTATTGTTCCAGAAGAAAATTTAGTAGGAGAAGAAGGCTCTTCTGTAAAACATATGATGAAAAATTTAGATATAGAACGCGTTGGGCTTGGTGCAATGGCTCTTGGTATTGCACGCGCATGTCTTGATCATTCATTAAAATATTCACAAGAAAGACAACAGTTTTCTGAAAGTATAATCAACTTTCAAGCAGTCGGTGAAAAAGTTGCAAATATGTATATTGGTTATAGAGCCGCTCGATCCTTTATTTATGAAGCTGCCCAGGTTATTGAAGAAGGCCGTCGTGCCAATCAAGAGGCTGCTGCGGCAAAAGTATTTGCATCAGAAATGGCGACTAAGGTGGCTCTAGATGCTATTCAAGTGCTTGGTGGCTATGGGTATATTCGAGAGTTTCCAGTAGAGCGATTGATGCGAGACGCAAAACTCCTTGAAATTGGTGGAGGAACGAGCGAAATTTTACGAAATATAATTGTTAAAGAGTTTGTTCGTAAAAGCGGTAAATAG
- a CDS encoding metallophosphoesterase — MQDSSNNLIIKSLAPSNERLPLFIVGDVHGCAKELYELIESAKKHVPKFQLILVGDLFTKGPDPVGVYELIQQYSALCIKGNHDWALWSTIQFAHKRSFRTLAEHTKQTLHLIRYHKRAIFEFLCNLPHAFVTTIISALNRNNWESEYPLIIVHAGLDATKGLLGTSERMLLTARYVKWDSKNTDDRKLVVVPAGYRSEILKQQFSNEQQNMNSEKEKFRWHELHNGPALVVFGHDAKQGLFRKTLPSGRPICVGIDTGCTYGNSLTGYFPEFDLAIQVRSHRKYFDVKKNVILLKPQNSRSIVV, encoded by the coding sequence TTGCAGGATAGTTCAAACAATCTTATTATAAAAAGCTTGGCGCCTTCTAATGAGCGGCTGCCTCTTTTTATTGTAGGAGATGTTCATGGGTGTGCTAAAGAGTTGTATGAACTGATAGAATCTGCCAAAAAACATGTTCCAAAGTTTCAATTAATTTTAGTAGGTGATTTGTTTACAAAAGGCCCAGATCCCGTTGGTGTCTACGAATTAATTCAACAATATTCTGCATTATGTATCAAAGGAAATCACGATTGGGCATTATGGTCTACAATCCAATTTGCACACAAAAGAAGTTTTCGTACTTTAGCAGAACATACAAAACAAACCTTACATCTTATTCGCTATCATAAAAGAGCTATTTTTGAATTTCTTTGTAATCTTCCACATGCTTTTGTAACAACAATAATTTCGGCTTTAAATAGAAATAATTGGGAATCAGAATATCCATTAATTATTGTTCACGCGGGATTGGATGCAACAAAAGGTTTACTCGGCACTTCAGAAAGAATGCTGTTAACAGCCCGGTATGTAAAATGGGATTCTAAAAATACAGATGATAGAAAGCTTGTGGTGGTTCCTGCAGGTTACCGTTCAGAAATTTTAAAACAACAATTTAGCAATGAACAGCAAAATATGAATAGCGAAAAAGAAAAATTTCGTTGGCATGAACTGCATAATGGACCAGCACTAGTTGTCTTTGGTCATGATGCAAAGCAAGGTTTGTTTAGAAAAACTTTACCATCTGGAAGACCAATTTGTGTAGGAATTGATACAGGTTGTACTTACGGCAATAGTTTAACTGGTTATTTTCCAGAATTTGATTTAGCGATACAAGTTCGTTCTCATAGAAAATATTTTGATGTGAAAAAAAATGTTATTCTCTTAAAACCTCAAAATTCGCGTAGTATAGTTGTTTGA